The Chloroflexota bacterium region GGCGATGGGGCACATTCTGCGGGCGCTGGGCAAGCAGACCACGCTTGCCTGCGCCGACCCCGTGCCGCGGGAGTACCGCTTTATGCCCGGCGCGGACGAAGTCGTGCAGCGTCCGGAGGGCGAGTTTGACCTGGTCATCAGCCTGGATTCCAGCGACATTCCCCGCCTGGGCGAAGCCTACGACGCCTCTCGGCTCGGCCACCTGCCCATTCTGAACATAGACCACCACATCACGAACCTGGACTTCGGCACCGTGAACTGGGTGGAGCCCGGGTCGGCTTCCACGTGCCAACTGGTGTTGCGCCTGGCCGACGGTCTGGGCGTGGACATCACGCCCGAAATCGCCACATGCCTCCTGAGCGGGATCGTGATGGACACGCGCGGCTTCACGACGCCCAACACGGATTTGGCGGCGCTTCGGGCCGCAGAGCGACTCGTGGCCGCGGGGGCGAACCTCGCGGGCATCGCCCGCCGAATCCTGGTGCAGCGCTCCTTCGCCATGACCAAACTGTGGGGCGAGGCGCTGTCGCAGGCGCGGCTGGAAGATGGCATCGTGTGGGCGTCCTTGCCCGCGTCCCTCATGGCGCAGTCCGACGCCTCGGCCAACGGCTTGAGCGGGCTGGTGGCGTTCCTGGCCGGGGTAGAGGAGGCGCGCGTGGCCGTGCTTTTCAGGGAGCGGGACGACGGACGGGTGGAGGTCAGCCTTCGCTCGGTGCCGGGGGTGGATGTATCGGGCATCGCGCTGTCGTTGGGGGGCGGCGGGCATCCGCAGGCGGCGGGGTGCACGCTGGCCGGGCCGCTGGCCGAGGTGGAGTCCAGGGTGCTGGGCGCGGTGCGGGCGCTGCTGGATGGGAGCAGGCGCGCAGATGGGTGAGGCGACCGGGTGCGGCGGGTGCGGCGGGCCGACGTGCGGCGCGGCCCAGGGCCTCCTGTCGGGCATCCTCAATGTGGACAAGCCGCGCGGCATGACCTCGCACGACGTGGTAAATGCCGTCCGCAAGATCGCAGGAACCCGCCGCGTGGGCCACGCAGGGACGCTGGACCCTATGGCCACGGGGGTGTTGCTTGTCTGCGTGGGCCAGGCCACACGAATCGCGGAATACCTAATGAACTCCAGGAAGACCTACGTGGCGGAAGTGGCCTTCGGCCAAACCACGACTACCTACGACGCCGACGGCGACGTGGTGGAGGAACGCCCCGTCGCTCATCTGACGGCCGAGGCGCTACAGGCGGCCCTGGCAACGTTCGTAGGCCCCATTCGCCAGCGCGCGCCCGCCTTCTCGGCGGTCAAGCAGGCCGGGGTGCCGCTGTATCGCCGCGCGCGCCGAGGCGAGTCGGTGGAGCCGCCCGTCCGCGACGTGCACATCTACCGCGCCGCGATGGTGCGGTGGGAGCCGCCCGTTGCGACTGTGGAGGTAGAGTGCGGGCCGGGCACCTACATCCGCTCGCTGGCCCACGACTGGGGCCAACTTGTGGGGAGCGGCGCGCACCTGAAGTCGCTACGGCGGGTGGCGTCGGGGCGGTTCTCGGTGGAGGATGCCGTCCCGTTGGCCCGCTTGCAGGAGGCGGCCGCCGACGGCGATTGGCCGCGTTTCCTCATCCCCATGGACGAGGCGCTGCTGGACATGCCGGCGCTGGTTCTGACCGACACGCAGGCCGAGGCGCTGGGCCACGGTCGGCCCGTGGACGCGAGGGCCGGCGCGGATGGGCAGGTGGCCCGCGCGTACACGCTGGCAGGTGATTTTGTGGCCCTTGTCTGCTATAATGCGGCAGCAGGCCGATGGCTTCCCGTGAAGGTCTTTGGCGGGCGCTAGTCGCCGGGCACTCTGCAATCTCAATCCCGACACAAGGTTTGCAGGACAATGCTGCTGATTGACAACTGGGAACAGGCGCATCTGGAGCAGGATACGGTAGCCACCATCGGCGCATTTGACGGCGTGCACCTGGGGCATCAGTTCCTCATCCGCAATCTTGTGGCCAGAGCGAAGGAGACCGGGCGGCTGGCCATGGTGGTTACGTTCCACCCGCACCCCGTCGCCGTCCTGCGGCCCGATTTGCCGATACGCTATCTGACGACACCGGGCGAGAAGGCCGTCTTGATGGAGCAGTTGTCGCTGGATATTCTGGCGATTCTGCCGTTTGACGCGCAGATGGCTCAGATGTCGGCGGCCGAGTTCACCGGCGCGCTGGTGCGCCACCTGCGCCTGCGGGAACTGTGGGTCGGCCCCGATTTCGCCCTGGGGCGCAATCGCGAGGGCGATATCGCGACGCTTCGCGCGCTTGGCGCCGACCTGGGATTCGCCGTGAGGGCGGTGGAGCCTTTCCTGCTGGACGGGGAAGTGGTGAGCAGCACGCGGATTCGGGCGTTGCTGGCCCAGGGCGACGTGCGCGGGGCCACGCGGCTGTTGGGGCGATACCCGACGGTGGCGGGCGAGGTGGTGCCCGGGGCGCGGCGCGGGCGCGCGCTGGGGTATCCCACCGCCAACCTGGAAGTGCGCCAGGAACGCGCCGTCCCCGCCGACGGGGTGTATGCCGTGTTCGCCGTCCTGGGGACCGAGCGGTATCCGGGTGTCGCGAATATCGGCGTGCGGCCCAGTTTTGACAACGGCGCGCGCACTGTGGAAACCTTCATCCTGGACTTTGATCAGGATATCTACGGGTGCGACCTGGTGGTGGAGTTCGTGGAGCGCCTGCGGCCCGAGCAGCGCTTCCCGAACATCGCGGACCTGGTCAGGCAGATCGGCCAGGACGTGGAGGTAGCGCGCCGCATCCTGGACGACGAGGCGAGGAGCCGAAAGAACCCGTGAGCGCGAACCGGTGCTTCTTCCGCGAACTGGATCACACGGCCGATTTGGCCATAGAGGTGTGGGGCGAGGACCTCGCAAGTCTTCTCGTCCATGCTGCCGAGGCGGTGTTCGCCCTGCAGGGCCTGCCCGGCGCGGCCGGGGAGCGCGCGCAGCACGACATTCACGTACAGGCGGCCGACCGCGAGACGCTCCTGGTGGACTGGCTCAACGAGTTGCTGTTCCTGTCGGAGACGCTGGGCGAAGTGTACACGACGTTTGACCTTGCGCTCACCGGAGAGTTTACGGTGAGCGCGACGGTGGAAGGGTACAAGGGGCATCCTACCAAACGGCGCATCAAGGCGGCCACGTTCCACGACCTGCGCATCACGTGCGAGCCGGGGCACTGCTCGGCGCGCGTTGTGTTTGACGTGTAGTGTTGGACCGGGCGAAGCATCTCACGTTTGCACAGCACGACGCTGTGTGAAAGGAGGGCAAGATGAAACAGGGCGCGTTTACCTTCGTGTTGCATACGCACCTTCCCTACGTGCGGAAGGCCGGGCGCTGGCCCCATGGCGAGGAGATGGTGCACGAGGCGATTGCCGAAACCTACGTGCCGCTGCTGAACGCGCTGTATGACCTCAAGGCGGCGGGGTACGAGCCGAGGCTCACCATCGGCATCACGCCCATTCTGATGGAGCAACTGGCTGACCCGGACGTGCTGAACCACTTTGAGTTGTACGTGGAGGAGCGGATTGCCCTGATAGAGTCGGACCGGCGGCTGTGGGAGGGGAAGGACGCACGCCGCGTTGCCCTGGCCGACTTCTACCTGGGGTTCTACCAGGGCATCCTGGACTCCTTCCGGTCCCGCTACCACCGCGACCTGCTGGGGGCGTTCCGTCGGCTGCAAGACGCGGGCAACGTGGACGTGCTGACCAGCGCGGCCACCCACGGCTACCTGCCCCTCATGGAGCGGGATTCCACCCTGTGGGGCCAGATCAAGACCGGCGTGGACACGTACATTCGCCACATGGGGCAGCGGCCCCAGGGCATCTGGCTGCCGGAGTGCGGGTACCGTCCAGGGTACATGAAGGAAGGCACACCGTCCTACTACAAGCCCGGCGAAGAGGAGTTCCTGGCGGCGTTCGGGCTGAAGTATTTCTTCACCGACACCCACGTCATTGAGGGCGGCAAACTGGTGGGCAAGGTGGCGGGCGACGCTGTGGGGCCTTATGGGGCCATCCCACTGCGCAAGGTGGTGGTGAAGCCCGACACCCGCCCGGAGGCCACCCAGCGCACGACATTCCGCCCGTACTACGTGCAGGCCGCCGAGGTCGCCGTCTTCGGGCGCGACGAACGCACGGGGATGCAGGTGTGGTCTGCCGCGCACGGCTACCCGG contains the following coding sequences:
- a CDS encoding archease, which produces MSANRCFFRELDHTADLAIEVWGEDLASLLVHAAEAVFALQGLPGAAGERAQHDIHVQAADRETLLVDWLNELLFLSETLGEVYTTFDLALTGEFTVSATVEGYKGHPTKRRIKAATFHDLRITCEPGHCSARVVFDV
- a CDS encoding DUF1957 domain-containing protein, yielding MKQGAFTFVLHTHLPYVRKAGRWPHGEEMVHEAIAETYVPLLNALYDLKAAGYEPRLTIGITPILMEQLADPDVLNHFELYVEERIALIESDRRLWEGKDARRVALADFYLGFYQGILDSFRSRYHRDLLGAFRRLQDAGNVDVLTSAATHGYLPLMERDSTLWGQIKTGVDTYIRHMGQRPQGIWLPECGYRPGYMKEGTPSYYKPGEEEFLAAFGLKYFFTDTHVIEGGKLVGKVAGDAVGPYGAIPLRKVVVKPDTRPEATQRTTFRPYYVQAAEVAVFGRDERTGMQVWSAAHGYPGDFVYREFHRKDPNSGAQYWRITGAGVDLGDKDLYDPETARRQVQVHADHFVSIVVERLREWNKRHNEMGIIVSAYDTELFGHWWFEGVDWLKEVLRQLSINPDVELTTARDYLNDHPPTEVVALPESSWGAGGGHWTWKNPETEWMWPLIHAAERRMERLVARWPSAQGEQAALLAQVARELVLLESSDWPFLVSTGQAKEYATGRFQQHLARFNHLAAAAERGAPLSEADRRFLEQAAELDNPFPQIQYADFAARENTPLKPQSERA
- a CDS encoding bifunctional oligoribonuclease/PAP phosphatase NrnA, producing MPTPEQMILAADRILVLCHTSPDGDAIGALLAMGHILRALGKQTTLACADPVPREYRFMPGADEVVQRPEGEFDLVISLDSSDIPRLGEAYDASRLGHLPILNIDHHITNLDFGTVNWVEPGSASTCQLVLRLADGLGVDITPEIATCLLSGIVMDTRGFTTPNTDLAALRAAERLVAAGANLAGIARRILVQRSFAMTKLWGEALSQARLEDGIVWASLPASLMAQSDASANGLSGLVAFLAGVEEARVAVLFRERDDGRVEVSLRSVPGVDVSGIALSLGGGGHPQAAGCTLAGPLAEVESRVLGAVRALLDGSRRADG
- the truB gene encoding tRNA pseudouridine(55) synthase TruB; the protein is MGEATGCGGCGGPTCGAAQGLLSGILNVDKPRGMTSHDVVNAVRKIAGTRRVGHAGTLDPMATGVLLVCVGQATRIAEYLMNSRKTYVAEVAFGQTTTTYDADGDVVEERPVAHLTAEALQAALATFVGPIRQRAPAFSAVKQAGVPLYRRARRGESVEPPVRDVHIYRAAMVRWEPPVATVEVECGPGTYIRSLAHDWGQLVGSGAHLKSLRRVASGRFSVEDAVPLARLQEAAADGDWPRFLIPMDEALLDMPALVLTDTQAEALGHGRPVDARAGADGQVARAYTLAGDFVALVCYNAAAGRWLPVKVFGGR
- a CDS encoding bifunctional riboflavin kinase/FAD synthetase — encoded protein: MLLIDNWEQAHLEQDTVATIGAFDGVHLGHQFLIRNLVARAKETGRLAMVVTFHPHPVAVLRPDLPIRYLTTPGEKAVLMEQLSLDILAILPFDAQMAQMSAAEFTGALVRHLRLRELWVGPDFALGRNREGDIATLRALGADLGFAVRAVEPFLLDGEVVSSTRIRALLAQGDVRGATRLLGRYPTVAGEVVPGARRGRALGYPTANLEVRQERAVPADGVYAVFAVLGTERYPGVANIGVRPSFDNGARTVETFILDFDQDIYGCDLVVEFVERLRPEQRFPNIADLVRQIGQDVEVARRILDDEARSRKNP